A genomic window from Plectropomus leopardus isolate mb unplaced genomic scaffold, YSFRI_Pleo_2.0 unplaced_scaffold19691, whole genome shotgun sequence includes:
- the LOC121965348 gene encoding serine/threonine-protein kinase WNK2-like: MTAPQGNLGDFPLLAPAHPVVPAVQTPLWGSGVDAETSAAGQDLTGAPIVPAQASISAPAQVETQAPAQTPAVLPAQNQPPIPVSAQAAVMPQTPASTQVPTAVQPIASAPVQAPVSAPGLAFESPKGSSTSSDTSSATGKPKLSVPNLGSASVSVTLPAPAPVASPALQPAGIQTAASVSEGASLPTTQQNLQSTSASSTLQQEPCVEDVLQDKPVALPSYTYDSINSDVASGKETSDGYDSLASGGKGDGKPRKHHRKSARTRSRQEKTSKPKLSMLNVCNTGDKMVECQLETHNHKMVTFKFDLDGDAPEEIATYMVENGFILLLEKEIFIDQLKDIVDKAEDMLNEDMEGERASTLSCSPEQGQISEGLVGE, encoded by the exons ATGACTGCACCGCAGGGTAATCTGGGAGATTTTCCCCTTTTGGCTCCGGCCCATCCTGTTGTCCCTGCTGTTCAGACTCCTCTCTGGGGAAGTGGAGTTGATGCAGAAACCTCTGCAGCTGGCCAAGACTTAACTGGAGCTCCTATAGTCCCAGCTCAAGCCTCCATCTCAGCTCCAGCCCAAGTTGAAACTCAAGCCCCAGCACAAACCCCAGCTGTGCTCCCAGCACAAAACCAACCACCAATCCCCGTATCAGCTCAAGCTGCAGTCATGCCTCAAACTCCAGCTTCGACCCAAGTTCCAACAGCAGTGCAACCCATAGCCTCAGCCCCAGTTCAAGCACCGGTCTCTGCACCAGGTCTCGCTTTTGAATCACCAAAAGGCTCATCAACAAGCTCAGATACATCCTCTGCAACTGGTAAACCCAAACTCTCAGTCCCAAATTTAGGTTCTGCCTCAGTATCTGTCACGCTGCCAGCCCCAGCTCCTGTCGCATCTCCGGCTCTGCAGCCTGCTGGCATCCAGACAGCAGCCTCAGTGTCTGAGGGTGCCAGCCTGCCCACAACTCAGCAAAACCTCCAGTCAACATCTGCATCCAGCACCCTTCAACAAGAGCCCTGTGTGGAG GATGTGCTTCAGGACAAACCTGTAGCTTTACCCAGTTATACCTATGACAG tATCAACTCTGATGTGGCGTCTGGTAAGGAGACAAGTGATGGCTATGACAGCTTGGCTAGTGGAGGGAAGGGGGACGGAAAACCCAGGAAACACCACCGCAAGTCTGCCCGCACACGCTCCCGACAAGAAAAGACCAGTAAACCCAAACTGAGCATGCTGAAT GTTTGCAACACCGGAGATAAAATGGTCGAATGCCAGCTGGAGACTCACAACCACAAAATGGTGACATTTAAATTTGACCTGGACGGAGACGCTCCAGAGGAAATTGCCACTTACATG GTAGAGAATGGGTTTATCCTCCTGTTAGAGAAGGAGATCTTCATTGACCAGCTAAAGGACATTGTGGACAAAGCTGAAGACATGCTGAATGAAGACATGGAGGGGGAGAGGGCCTCCACGCTGAGCTGTAGTCCTGAACAAGGCCAGATTTCTGAGGGGCTGGTGGGAGAG